The Streptomyces sp. NBC_00162 genome window below encodes:
- a CDS encoding Pr6Pr family membrane protein, translating to MTAPHRIVPAAFRSLISAAAVTGLVIECAYGSVPVVLSFFTIWTNIAVAVVFGLSAVRAWRERPDVDPLYRGGVLLFILVTGLVFHLVLANPSSPFNVLEDLDKLAGAKAVSNQLLHTVTPVGAVLDFLLLTAPRTLRPRHAVQWLTYPLAYVTFALVRGALLAPGTKSRYTYPFIDVAQYGYGRVALNAVVLGIVFYALGLALVAADRRRPAPALAEQALRENRISSPAEGPLK from the coding sequence ATGACCGCACCCCATCGCATCGTCCCGGCCGCCTTCCGGTCCCTGATCTCCGCCGCGGCGGTGACGGGGCTCGTCATCGAGTGCGCGTACGGCAGCGTCCCGGTCGTGCTCAGCTTCTTCACGATCTGGACGAACATCGCGGTGGCGGTCGTGTTCGGCCTCTCCGCCGTCCGCGCGTGGCGGGAGCGCCCGGACGTCGACCCCCTCTACCGGGGCGGGGTGCTGCTCTTCATCCTGGTCACGGGTCTCGTCTTCCACCTGGTCCTGGCCAACCCGTCGAGCCCCTTCAACGTGCTCGAGGACCTCGACAAGCTGGCCGGCGCCAAGGCCGTCTCCAACCAGCTCCTCCACACGGTCACCCCGGTCGGCGCCGTACTGGACTTTCTCCTCCTCACGGCCCCGCGCACACTGCGCCCGCGACACGCCGTCCAGTGGCTGACCTACCCGCTCGCGTACGTGACCTTCGCGCTGGTCCGGGGCGCGCTGCTCGCCCCCGGCACGAAGAGCCGGTACACGTACCCCTTCATCGACGTGGCCCAGTACGGCTACGGCCGGGTCGCCCTCAACGCGGTCGTCCTGGGCATCGTCTTCTACGCACTCGGCCTCGCCCTGGTCGCGGCGGACCGCCGCCGCCCGGCGCCCGCACTGGCCGAGCAGGCCCTCCGCGAAAACCGGATTTCGTCTCCGGCCGAGGGTCCGCTAAAGTAA
- a CDS encoding M4 family metallopeptidase: protein MSSSPASRRRIRVLRTAALVGSAAMVALAVQSGSANAVADREDGATAVQLSTAARGQAIVAAQTEAVGTARAIGLSDQERLVARDVVKDADGTVHTRYERTYAGLPVLGGDLVVHQKKDGSRKTTKGTEARIAPAAARSLKAAPAGARQVVWAATGTPVFAYEAVVTGTQPDGTPSERHVITDAATGAELWAYEAIETGSGTSQYSGSVTLGTTQSGSAYNLTDAGRGGHKTYDLNGGTNGTGSLFTDADDKWGDGLATNRQTAAVDAHYGAAVTWDFYKAELGRNGIAGDGKAAYSRVHYGNAYVNAFWSDSCFCMTYGDGAGNLKPLTSLDVAGHEMSHGLTASTAKLNYSRESGGLNEATSDILGTSVEFFANNPADAGDYLIGEKIDIRGNGTPLRYMDKPSKDGASADYWSKTVGRLDVHNSSGVANHFFYLLAEGSGAKTINGVSYDSPTYDGSTVTGIGRTKAYKIWYKALSSYMTSTTNYAGARTATLQATADLYGASGTEYQQVAAAWTAVNVK from the coding sequence ATGTCCTCATCCCCCGCCTCCCGACGCCGGATCCGCGTGCTGCGCACCGCCGCCCTCGTCGGCTCCGCCGCGATGGTCGCGCTCGCCGTCCAGAGCGGTTCCGCCAATGCGGTCGCCGACCGCGAGGACGGAGCCACCGCCGTCCAGCTGTCGACCGCCGCGCGCGGCCAGGCGATCGTCGCCGCGCAGACCGAAGCGGTCGGTACCGCGCGCGCCATCGGCCTCTCCGACCAGGAGCGCCTCGTGGCCCGCGACGTGGTCAAGGACGCGGACGGTACGGTCCACACCCGCTACGAGCGCACCTACGCGGGCCTGCCCGTCCTCGGCGGCGACCTGGTCGTCCACCAGAAGAAGGACGGCAGCCGCAAGACCACCAAGGGCACCGAAGCCCGCATAGCCCCCGCCGCCGCCCGCTCCCTGAAGGCCGCGCCCGCCGGCGCCCGCCAGGTGGTCTGGGCCGCGACCGGCACGCCCGTCTTCGCCTACGAGGCCGTCGTCACCGGCACCCAGCCTGACGGCACCCCGAGCGAGCGCCACGTCATCACCGACGCGGCAACCGGCGCCGAGCTCTGGGCATACGAGGCCATCGAGACCGGCAGCGGCACCAGCCAGTACTCCGGCTCCGTCACGCTCGGCACCACCCAAAGCGGGTCGGCGTACAACCTGACCGACGCGGGCCGCGGCGGCCACAAGACCTACGACCTGAACGGCGGCACCAACGGCACCGGCAGCCTGTTCACCGACGCCGACGACAAGTGGGGCGACGGGCTGGCGACGAACCGGCAGACCGCCGCCGTCGACGCCCACTACGGCGCGGCCGTCACCTGGGACTTCTACAAGGCCGAGCTCGGCCGCAACGGCATCGCCGGCGACGGCAAGGCCGCGTACTCCCGGGTCCACTACGGCAACGCGTACGTCAACGCGTTCTGGTCCGACAGCTGCTTCTGCATGACCTACGGCGACGGCGCGGGCAACCTCAAGCCGCTCACCTCGCTGGACGTGGCCGGCCACGAGATGAGCCACGGCCTGACCGCCTCCACCGCCAAGCTGAACTACAGCCGCGAGTCCGGCGGCCTCAACGAGGCCACCAGCGACATCCTCGGCACCTCGGTGGAGTTCTTCGCCAACAACCCGGCCGACGCCGGTGACTACCTCATCGGCGAGAAGATCGACATCCGCGGCAACGGCACCCCGCTGCGCTACATGGACAAGCCGAGCAAGGACGGCGCCTCCGCCGACTACTGGTCGAAGACCGTCGGCCGGCTCGACGTCCACAACTCCTCGGGCGTCGCGAACCACTTCTTCTACCTGCTCGCCGAGGGCAGCGGCGCGAAGACGATCAACGGCGTGTCCTACGACTCCCCGACCTACGACGGCTCCACCGTCACCGGCATCGGGCGGACCAAGGCCTACAAGATCTGGTACAAGGCCTTGTCCAGCTACATGACCTCGACCACCAACTACGCGGGAGCCCGCACCGCGACCCTCCAGGCGACGGCCGACCTGTACGGCGCGTCCGGCACCGAATACCAGCAGGTCGCGGCCGCGTGGACGGCCGTCAACGTCAAGTGA
- a CDS encoding M36 family metallopeptidase: MPRRIPSGLMVAAAATAAIALAAPASASASAPVASLPQGRVFMVNPVQSSGDQALADAKDSAASVPASAYATAALRNLDASGGLSGKWAHVRSDTGASAKTANAASYDRHDDQFEQVMAYFWVNEAQEYLQGLGFGSELPGANDRVQPVRINQWGADNSFFTDKKDEIRFGKGGVDDAEDAEVIVHEYGHAVHEAQVPGFGTSPEAGAIGEAFGDYLAVEVGTHAVARYGWVRTADEACVADWDSIAYSAAPHCLRRIDGSKVYADRVGEVHADGEIWSRALFDIRGALGARTADRVIVNAQFGFAADTGFTDAALKTIATAERMYGKGAADSVRGAFRARQIPGV; encoded by the coding sequence ATGCCTCGCCGTATACCCAGCGGCCTGATGGTCGCGGCCGCCGCCACCGCGGCAATCGCCCTGGCCGCACCCGCCTCGGCGTCCGCGTCCGCACCGGTCGCATCCCTCCCCCAGGGCCGCGTCTTCATGGTCAACCCCGTCCAGTCCTCCGGCGACCAGGCGCTTGCCGATGCCAAGGACTCCGCCGCCTCCGTGCCCGCCTCCGCTTACGCCACGGCCGCGCTGCGCAACCTCGACGCGAGCGGCGGGCTGTCGGGGAAGTGGGCTCACGTCAGGTCGGACACCGGCGCCTCCGCGAAGACCGCGAACGCCGCCTCGTACGACCGCCACGACGACCAGTTCGAGCAGGTCATGGCCTACTTCTGGGTCAACGAGGCGCAGGAGTACCTGCAGGGCCTGGGCTTCGGCAGCGAGCTTCCCGGGGCCAACGACCGGGTCCAGCCCGTGCGCATCAACCAGTGGGGAGCCGACAACTCCTTCTTCACCGACAAAAAGGACGAGATCCGCTTCGGCAAGGGCGGCGTCGACGACGCCGAAGACGCCGAGGTGATCGTCCACGAGTACGGGCACGCGGTCCACGAGGCCCAGGTCCCCGGCTTCGGCACCTCCCCGGAGGCCGGCGCGATCGGCGAGGCGTTCGGCGACTACCTGGCCGTCGAGGTCGGCACGCACGCCGTCGCCCGGTACGGCTGGGTCCGTACGGCCGACGAGGCGTGCGTCGCCGACTGGGACTCGATCGCCTACAGCGCCGCCCCGCACTGCCTGCGCCGGATCGACGGTTCCAAGGTCTACGCGGACCGGGTGGGCGAGGTCCACGCGGACGGCGAGATCTGGTCCCGCGCGCTCTTCGACATCCGGGGTGCCCTGGGAGCCAGGACCGCCGACCGCGTCATCGTCAACGCGCAGTTCGGCTTCGCGGCCGACACCGGCTTCACGGACGCGGCGCTGAAGACGATCGCGACCGCCGAGCGCATGTACGGCAAGGGTGCGGCGGACTCGGTGCGCGGTGCGTTCCGGGCCCGTCAGATCCCGGGCGTCTAA
- a CDS encoding RNA polymerase sigma factor produces the protein MHSAEEFGEADSEAGRPGDRSGEVRAAQRGDEAAFRALFRQVQPGLLRYLTVLVGEEAEDVASETWLQVTRDLGTFNGDFDGFRGWVTTIGRNRALDLLRRRRRRPTADLPVEYLLDRRAPEDTESSALATVAAADALALIARLPRDQGEAVLLRVVMDLDAQSAARVLGKRAGAVRTAAHRGLRKLAKILEQQEGDPGGAQRPPGGTFAPEVTPTTSPTLKDAR, from the coding sequence GTGCACAGTGCGGAGGAGTTCGGCGAGGCCGACAGCGAGGCAGGACGCCCGGGAGACAGGTCCGGGGAGGTCAGAGCAGCGCAACGCGGGGACGAGGCCGCCTTCCGGGCGCTCTTCCGGCAGGTGCAGCCGGGGCTGCTGCGCTATCTGACCGTGCTGGTCGGGGAGGAAGCCGAGGACGTCGCATCCGAGACCTGGCTGCAGGTCACCCGCGACCTGGGGACGTTCAACGGGGACTTCGACGGGTTCCGGGGCTGGGTGACGACGATCGGCCGCAACCGGGCGCTGGACCTGCTGCGCCGCCGGCGCCGACGACCGACAGCCGACCTGCCGGTCGAGTACCTGCTCGACCGGCGGGCGCCCGAGGACACCGAGTCGAGCGCGCTGGCCACGGTCGCCGCCGCCGACGCGCTCGCCCTGATAGCCCGGCTGCCCCGCGACCAGGGCGAGGCCGTACTGCTGCGCGTGGTCATGGACCTGGACGCGCAGAGCGCGGCGCGCGTGCTCGGCAAACGGGCGGGTGCGGTGCGCACGGCCGCGCACCGGGGCCTGCGCAAGCTCGCCAAGATCCTCGAACAGCAGGAGGGGGACCCCGGCGGTGCTCAGCGGCCTCCCGGAGGAACTTTCGCCCCGGAAGTGACACCGACGACGTCTCCGACGCTGAAGGATGCGAGATGA
- a CDS encoding GatB/YqeY domain-containing protein — protein MTTLKAKLQEDLTTAIRERNELHSSTLRLTLSAITNQEVAGKEARVLSDDEVLKVIAKEAKKRREAAEAFAQGGRPEQAARETEEGEFLDTYLPKQLSDDELVAIVTQAVEEARAAGAEGPRAMGAVMKIVNPKVAGLAEGGRVAAVVKQQLS, from the coding sequence ATGACCACGCTCAAGGCCAAGCTCCAGGAAGACCTCACGACCGCCATCAGGGAGCGGAACGAGCTGCACTCGTCCACCCTGCGACTGACCCTCTCCGCCATCACCAACCAGGAGGTCGCGGGCAAGGAAGCACGCGTGCTCTCCGACGACGAGGTCCTCAAGGTGATCGCCAAGGAGGCCAAGAAGCGCCGCGAGGCCGCCGAGGCCTTCGCCCAGGGCGGGCGTCCCGAGCAGGCCGCGCGGGAGACGGAGGAGGGCGAGTTCCTCGACACCTACCTGCCCAAGCAGTTGAGCGACGACGAGCTCGTCGCGATCGTGACGCAGGCCGTCGAGGAGGCCAGGGCGGCGGGCGCCGAGGGGCCGCGCGCCATGGGCGCCGTCATGAAGATCGTGAACCCGAAGGTCGCCGGGCTGGCCGAGGGCGGGCGCGTCGCCGCCGTCGTCAAGCAGCAGCTGTCCTGA
- a CDS encoding WhiB family transcriptional regulator: MGWVTDWSAQAACRTTDPDELFVQGAAQNRAKAVCTGCPVRTECLADALDNRVEFGVWGGMTERERRALLRRRPTVTSWRRLLETARTEYERSTGILTMDADEEIDVPYETYAAAG; encoded by the coding sequence ATGGGCTGGGTTACCGACTGGAGTGCGCAGGCAGCCTGCCGCACTACCGATCCGGATGAACTGTTCGTTCAAGGAGCGGCACAGAACAGGGCCAAGGCGGTGTGCACCGGATGTCCGGTGCGGACCGAGTGCCTGGCCGACGCGCTCGACAATCGTGTCGAGTTCGGTGTGTGGGGCGGAATGACCGAGCGGGAACGTCGTGCGCTGCTGCGCCGGCGTCCCACCGTCACCTCGTGGCGACGGCTGCTCGAAACCGCCCGCACGGAGTACGAGCGCAGTACGGGCATCCTGACCATGGATGCCGATGAGGAGATCGACGTTCCGTACGAGACGTACGCGGCAGCCGGGTAG
- a CDS encoding transglycosylase domain-containing protein has product MGKKRSGGGLTGSQQAAKFLGVSVLSGVVLAGMAIPAAGALGLAAKGTVEGFDEIPANLKTPPLSQRTTILDSEGGLIATVYSRDRQVVPLTAISPYMQKAIVAIEDSRFYEHGAVDLKGILRAVNRNAQEGGAAQGASTLTQQYVKNVFVEEAGDDETKVREAQEKSLGRKIRELKYAIQVEEELGKKKILENYLNITYFGQQAYGIESAAQRYFSKPAKDLTLEESAMLAGVVQSPSRYDPVNDGQEAMKRRNIVLQRMADIKDVSQAEADAAKAKPVTLKVTRPKNGCITAVKGAGFFCDYVRNTFLTDAAFGKTREERAKVWNQGGLTVRTTLDPQSQDAANESIKDHVYQEDSIATAVTMVQPGTGRVLAMGQSKPYGFGKNETQINYSVDKRMGGSNFGFQVGSTFKPFIAAAAIERGMPATKVYPAPNKMDYPSPVQKCDGTNWLNLPLSNGKLQTAENETEDEVGPYAMRTAMEKSINTYFVQMISEIGLCPVTEMTQKLGVISANGEKLVEAPSIALGSAELSPLTMANAYATFANRGVYCTPVAIESITDAHGKALAVPKAKCERAMATETADTINTLLRGVVDSGTGERAGLTDRDSAGKTGTTDSRYNAWFVGYTPNISGAVWVGSGGAKKITMENIEIGGKPYEKVFGGGLPGPIWKDAVTGALAGRESPVFTTVSIPEPVLPGGNPGGRPTTNPSKPGKPGKPGGDNKPGGRPGGTTGGPTPDNPFPGITIQPGLIGGRDTQ; this is encoded by the coding sequence ATGGGAAAGAAGCGCTCGGGCGGCGGGCTCACCGGGAGCCAGCAGGCCGCCAAGTTCCTCGGGGTGTCCGTTCTCTCCGGAGTTGTGCTGGCCGGCATGGCGATTCCGGCGGCAGGCGCCCTGGGGCTCGCGGCCAAGGGCACGGTCGAGGGATTCGATGAGATCCCGGCCAATCTCAAGACTCCGCCGCTGAGCCAGCGGACCACGATTCTGGACTCCGAAGGTGGCTTGATCGCCACTGTCTATTCGCGTGACCGGCAGGTGGTTCCCCTCACGGCGATCTCCCCGTACATGCAGAAGGCAATCGTCGCCATCGAGGACTCGCGTTTCTACGAGCACGGTGCGGTCGACCTGAAGGGCATCCTGCGCGCGGTCAACCGCAACGCACAGGAGGGCGGCGCCGCACAGGGCGCCTCCACGCTTACGCAGCAGTACGTGAAGAACGTGTTCGTCGAAGAGGCCGGCGACGACGAGACCAAGGTGCGCGAGGCCCAGGAGAAGAGCCTCGGCCGCAAGATCCGCGAGCTGAAGTACGCGATCCAGGTCGAGGAGGAACTCGGGAAGAAGAAGATCCTCGAGAACTACCTCAACATCACGTACTTCGGCCAGCAGGCGTACGGAATCGAATCCGCGGCCCAGCGCTACTTCAGCAAGCCGGCCAAGGACCTGACCCTGGAGGAGTCCGCGATGCTCGCGGGCGTCGTCCAGTCGCCGAGCCGGTACGACCCGGTGAACGACGGGCAGGAGGCGATGAAGCGCCGCAACATCGTCCTCCAGCGGATGGCCGACATCAAGGACGTCTCGCAGGCGGAGGCGGACGCGGCGAAGGCGAAGCCCGTCACGCTGAAGGTGACCAGGCCCAAGAACGGCTGCATCACCGCGGTCAAGGGCGCGGGCTTCTTCTGCGACTACGTCCGCAACACCTTCCTGACCGACGCGGCCTTCGGCAAGACGCGCGAGGAGCGGGCCAAGGTCTGGAACCAGGGCGGCCTGACGGTCCGCACCACCCTGGACCCGCAGTCGCAGGACGCGGCCAACGAGTCGATCAAGGACCACGTCTACCAGGAGGACTCGATCGCGACGGCTGTGACCATGGTCCAGCCGGGCACCGGCCGGGTGCTGGCGATGGGGCAGTCCAAGCCGTACGGCTTCGGGAAGAACGAGACGCAGATCAACTACTCCGTGGACAAGCGGATGGGCGGCTCGAACTTCGGCTTCCAGGTCGGCTCCACGTTCAAGCCGTTCATCGCGGCCGCCGCCATAGAGCGGGGCATGCCGGCGACCAAGGTGTACCCGGCGCCGAACAAGATGGACTACCCGAGCCCGGTCCAGAAGTGCGACGGCACCAACTGGCTCAACCTGCCGCTCTCGAACGGCAAGCTGCAGACGGCCGAGAACGAGACCGAGGACGAGGTCGGTCCGTACGCGATGAGGACGGCGATGGAGAAGTCCATCAACACCTACTTCGTGCAGATGATCTCGGAGATCGGCCTCTGCCCGGTGACGGAGATGACGCAGAAGCTCGGCGTGATCTCCGCCAACGGCGAGAAGCTGGTGGAAGCCCCCTCGATCGCGCTGGGCTCCGCCGAGCTTTCCCCGCTGACGATGGCCAACGCGTACGCGACCTTCGCCAACCGCGGTGTCTACTGCACCCCGGTCGCCATCGAGTCGATCACGGACGCGCACGGCAAGGCGCTCGCCGTGCCGAAGGCCAAGTGCGAGCGCGCGATGGCGACCGAGACGGCCGACACCATCAACACCCTGCTGCGCGGAGTGGTCGACTCCGGTACCGGTGAGCGGGCCGGTCTGACCGACCGCGACAGCGCGGGCAAGACCGGTACGACGGACTCCCGGTACAACGCCTGGTTCGTGGGCTACACCCCGAACATCTCGGGTGCGGTGTGGGTCGGCTCGGGCGGCGCGAAGAAGATCACGATGGAGAACATCGAGATCGGCGGCAAGCCCTACGAGAAGGTCTTCGGCGGCGGTCTGCCCGGCCCGATCTGGAAGGACGCGGTCACCGGCGCACTGGCCGGACGCGAGTCCCCCGTCTTCACCACGGTCAGCATCCCGGAACCCGTGCTCCCCGGCGGCAACCCCGGCGGCCGGCCGACCACGAACCCGAGCAAGCCCGGGAAGCCCGGCAAGCCCGGCGGTGACAACAAGCCCGGCGGACGGCCCGGCGGTACGACCGGCGGCCCCACCCCGGACAACCCGTTCCCCGGGATCACGATCCAACCGGGCCTGATCGGCGGCCGCGACACCCAGTAG
- a CDS encoding SulP family inorganic anion transporter: protein MSGSARLRGLRRPIRPVWLSPKVFRTEVLAGLVVALALIPEAISFSIIAGVDPAIGLFASFTMAVVIAFVGGRPAMISAATGAVALVIAPLNREHGLGHLIAAVILAGVFQIVLGALGVAKLMRFIPRSVMVGFVNSLSILVFMAQVPEMHDVPWAVYPLMAAGLALMVFFPKVTKAVPAPLVSIVILTVITVAAGIAVPTVGDKGALPAALPVPGLPDVPFTLETLTLIAPYALAMALVGLMESLMTAKLVDEITDTRSSKTRESIGQGIANIVTGFFGGMGGCAMIGQTMINVKVSGARTRLSTFLAGAFLMVLCIVFGPVVSDIPMAALVAVMVMVCFATFDWHSIAPKTLKRMPAGEIAVMVVTVVCVVVSHNLAVGVVVGSVTAMVIFAKRVAHLANVTSVLDPDGGQVVYCVTGELFFASSNDLVGQFDYAGDPDRVVIDLTGAHVWDASSVAALDAIEHRYAQRGKAVEITGLNEASARIHGTLSGELSSGH, encoded by the coding sequence GTGTCCGGGTCCGCGCGGCTGCGCGGCCTGCGTCGTCCGATACGGCCGGTCTGGCTCTCGCCGAAGGTCTTCCGGACCGAGGTGCTCGCCGGTCTGGTGGTCGCGCTCGCGCTGATCCCCGAGGCGATCTCGTTCTCGATCATCGCCGGAGTGGATCCGGCGATCGGGCTGTTCGCCTCGTTCACGATGGCCGTCGTGATCGCGTTCGTCGGCGGGCGTCCGGCGATGATCTCCGCCGCGACCGGCGCCGTGGCCCTCGTGATCGCTCCCCTGAACCGGGAGCACGGGCTGGGCCACCTGATCGCGGCGGTGATCCTGGCCGGTGTCTTCCAGATCGTGCTGGGCGCGCTGGGCGTGGCGAAGCTGATGCGGTTCATCCCGCGCTCGGTGATGGTGGGCTTCGTCAACTCCCTCTCCATCCTGGTCTTCATGGCCCAGGTGCCCGAGATGCACGACGTCCCGTGGGCCGTCTACCCGCTGATGGCGGCCGGGCTGGCGCTGATGGTGTTCTTCCCGAAGGTCACGAAGGCGGTGCCGGCTCCGCTCGTGTCCATCGTCATCCTCACCGTGATCACCGTGGCCGCGGGCATCGCCGTCCCGACCGTGGGCGACAAGGGTGCGCTGCCGGCCGCGCTGCCCGTGCCGGGCCTGCCGGACGTGCCGTTCACCCTGGAAACGCTGACCCTCATCGCCCCGTACGCGCTGGCCATGGCCCTCGTCGGGCTGATGGAGTCGCTGATGACGGCGAAGCTGGTCGACGAGATCACCGACACCCGGTCCTCGAAGACGCGGGAGTCCATCGGTCAGGGCATCGCGAACATCGTCACCGGGTTCTTCGGCGGCATGGGCGGCTGCGCGATGATCGGCCAGACGATGATCAACGTGAAGGTGTCCGGAGCCCGCACCCGGCTGTCGACCTTCCTCGCGGGCGCCTTCCTGATGGTGCTGTGCATCGTCTTCGGGCCGGTCGTCTCCGACATCCCGATGGCGGCGCTCGTCGCGGTCATGGTCATGGTGTGCTTCGCGACGTTCGACTGGCACTCCATCGCACCGAAGACCCTCAAGCGGATGCCGGCCGGTGAGATCGCCGTCATGGTCGTCACCGTCGTGTGTGTGGTCGTCAGCCACAATCTGGCCGTGGGCGTCGTGGTGGGCTCCGTCACCGCGATGGTCATCTTCGCGAAGCGGGTCGCCCATCTGGCGAACGTCACCTCCGTCCTCGATCCGGACGGCGGCCAGGTCGTCTACTGCGTGACCGGCGAGCTGTTCTTCGCCTCCTCCAACGACCTGGTCGGGCAGTTCGACTACGCCGGCGACCCGGACAGGGTGGTCATCGACCTCACCGGCGCCCACGTCTGGGACGCGTCCTCGGTGGCCGCGCTGGACGCGATCGAGCACCGGTACGCCCAGCGGGGCAAGGCCGTCGAGATCACCGGCCTGAACGAGGCCAGCGCCCGGATCCACGGCACCCTCAGCGGCGAACTCTCCTCCGGGCACTGA
- a CDS encoding metallophosphoesterase has product MRARYGVPLKAAAGIAAVGAAGVAYAAGFEARSFRLRRITVPVLPQGMRPLRVLQVSDIHMVGGQRKKRAWLQSLAGLRPDFVVNTGDNLSDTEGIPEVLDALGPLMDFPGVYVFGSNDYYGPRLRNPGRYLLEKAQGRHGLNGNKPVVGAVHNPWEEMRDAFDAAGWLNLTNTRARLKVEGLELAFTGLDDPHIKRDRYEQVAGGPEPDADFSMAVVHAPYLRVLESFTADRYPLILAGHTHGGQLCIPFYGALVTNCDLDTKRVKGLSTHEAGGHRAYLHVSAGCGTNRFTPVRFACPPEATLLTLTPKAQA; this is encoded by the coding sequence ATGCGTGCGCGTTACGGAGTCCCCCTGAAGGCAGCTGCCGGAATCGCCGCGGTGGGGGCCGCGGGCGTGGCCTATGCCGCCGGTTTCGAGGCGCGGTCCTTCCGACTGCGCCGGATCACGGTGCCCGTTCTCCCCCAGGGGATGCGCCCGCTGCGCGTGCTCCAGGTCTCGGACATCCACATGGTCGGCGGGCAGCGCAAGAAGCGCGCATGGCTGCAGTCCCTGGCGGGCCTGCGCCCCGACTTCGTCGTGAACACCGGCGACAACCTCTCCGACACCGAGGGCATCCCGGAGGTGCTCGACGCCCTGGGGCCCCTGATGGACTTCCCGGGCGTGTACGTCTTCGGATCGAACGACTACTACGGGCCGCGGCTGCGCAACCCCGGGCGCTACCTGCTCGAGAAGGCGCAGGGCCGGCACGGGCTGAACGGGAACAAGCCGGTCGTCGGGGCCGTCCACAACCCGTGGGAGGAGATGCGGGACGCCTTCGACGCGGCGGGCTGGCTGAACCTCACCAACACCCGGGCGCGGCTGAAGGTGGAGGGCCTGGAGCTGGCCTTCACCGGGCTGGACGACCCGCACATCAAGCGCGACCGCTACGAGCAGGTCGCGGGCGGTCCGGAGCCGGACGCGGACTTCTCGATGGCCGTGGTGCACGCCCCGTACCTGCGCGTCCTCGAGTCCTTCACCGCCGACCGGTACCCGCTGATCCTCGCCGGGCACACGCACGGCGGGCAGCTGTGCATCCCCTTCTACGGGGCGCTCGTCACCAACTGCGACCTGGACACCAAACGGGTGAAGGGCCTGTCCACGCACGAGGCGGGCGGCCACCGCGCGTACCTCCACGTCTCGGCGGGCTGCGGCACCAACCGGTTCACCCCGGTCCGCTTCGCCTGCCCGCCGGAAGCCACGCTCCTGACACTGACGCCGAAGGCGCAGGCGTAG
- a CDS encoding ArsA family ATPase, whose product MSEGVDTVGLDTPPRLGVDGLLDDPQTRIIVCCGAGGVGKTTTAAALGVRAAERGRKAVVLTIDPARRLAQSMGIDSLDNTPRKVTGVGTGTDGELHAMMLDMKRTFDEIVEAHADGERAEAILANPFYQSLSAGFAGTQEYMAMEKLGQLRARDDWDLIIVDTPPSRSALDFLDAPKRLGSFLDGRFIRVLMAPAKVGGRAGMKFLNVGMSMMTGTLSKLMGASLLKDVQTFVAAMDTMFGGFRTRADATFKLLQAPGTAFLVVAAPEPDALREAAYFVERLAAEKMPLAGLVLNRVHGSGADQLSAERALAAAENLEEGGIVDQESGKAGLRDSADDGSPASDVDEITAGLLRLHAERMQVIAREQRTRDRFTSLHPEVAVAEVAALPGDVHDLAGLRAIGERLAAGVPAGA is encoded by the coding sequence ATGAGCGAGGGGGTGGACACCGTGGGCCTGGACACTCCGCCGCGGCTGGGGGTCGACGGGCTGCTGGACGACCCGCAGACCCGGATCATCGTGTGCTGCGGGGCGGGCGGGGTCGGCAAGACCACCACCGCCGCGGCCCTGGGCGTACGGGCGGCCGAGCGCGGGCGCAAGGCGGTCGTGCTCACCATCGACCCGGCGCGGCGGCTGGCGCAGTCGATGGGGATCGATTCGCTGGACAACACCCCGCGCAAGGTCACCGGGGTGGGGACCGGGACCGACGGCGAACTGCACGCCATGATGCTGGACATGAAGCGGACCTTCGACGAGATCGTCGAGGCGCACGCGGACGGCGAGCGGGCCGAGGCCATCCTCGCCAACCCCTTCTACCAGTCGCTGTCGGCCGGCTTCGCGGGCACGCAGGAGTACATGGCGATGGAGAAGCTGGGGCAGCTGCGGGCCAGGGACGACTGGGACCTGATCATCGTGGACACCCCGCCGAGCCGGTCCGCGCTGGACTTCCTCGACGCGCCGAAGCGGCTCGGGTCCTTCCTGGACGGGAGGTTCATCCGGGTGCTGATGGCTCCGGCGAAGGTGGGCGGCCGGGCCGGCATGAAGTTCCTGAATGTCGGCATGTCGATGATGACGGGCACCCTGAGCAAGCTGATGGGTGCCTCGCTGCTCAAGGACGTCCAGACCTTCGTGGCCGCGATGGACACCATGTTCGGCGGTTTCCGCACGCGCGCGGACGCCACCTTCAAGCTGCTCCAGGCTCCCGGTACGGCCTTCCTCGTGGTCGCGGCTCCCGAACCGGACGCCCTGCGCGAGGCGGCGTACTTCGTGGAGCGGCTGGCCGCGGAGAAGATGCCGCTGGCCGGTCTGGTACTGAACCGGGTGCACGGCAGCGGCGCCGACCAGCTGTCCGCCGAACGCGCCCTGGCCGCCGCAGAGAATCTTGAAGAAGGCGGCATTGTCGATCAGGAGTCCGGGAAAGCTGGACTTCGTGACTCCGCCGACGACGGCTCCCCCGCCTCCGACGTGGACGAGATCACGGCAGGACTGCTCCGGCTGCATGCCGAACGGATGCAGGTGATCGCGCGTGAACAGCGCACACGCGATCGCTTCACCTCACTGCACCCCGAGGTGGCAGTGGCCGAAGTGGCGGCCCTGCCCGGCGATGTGCACGACCTCGCCGGGCTGCGGGCCATCGGAGAACGACTCGCGGCCGGGGTTCCGGCCGGAGCATAG